The Pyxidicoccus sp. MSG2 DNA segment TGGAGGAGAATGGCTTCGCGGTGGAGAAGCTGGAGTGGATGAACCTGGTCGGCATGCCCGGCTGGTTCGTCAACAGCCGCCTGCTTCGCCGCCGCTCGGTGCCCAAGCTCCAGCTCAAGCTGTACGACACGCTGGCGCCCCTCTTCGCCCAGGCGGAGTCCCACGTGAAGCTGCCGGTGGGCATGAGCCTCTTCGCCGTGGCCCGCGTCACCGGGAGCGACGCGTGATGGAGCCGCGTCCATGAGCGCCGCGCCCGAGCCCACGTCCCCTCGCGAGCCCCCACCGGCGGAGGCACCGGCCAGTCCCGCCGAGCGCCCCGTGTCCCCGGAGAAGGGCGCGCCCCGAGCCGTCTGGGCCGCGCTGGCGGCGTTGTACGTGCTGCTGTTCCCCTACCACCCGGGCCTGCGCTCACCGAACGAGCTGTGCCGGCTGTGGCAGACGCGCGCGCTGGTGGAGTACGGCACGCTCGACATCAACGGCGCGCTGCGCGACTACGGATACGTCGGTGACCTGTCCGTGAAGGACGGGAAGTACTACCCCAGCAAGGCGCCGCTGCTGTCGTTCGCCGCCGTGCCGCTGTACGCCGCCCTGCGCGCCGTGGGCGGAGGCCACCGCCACGCCGTGCCGGAGGTGCCGCTCGTCTTCTTCTCGCGCCTTTGGCTCACCGTGCTGCCCACGCTGGGCATGCTGTGGCTGGTGCGCAGGTACCTGCGCGCGCACCTGACGGCGCCCGTGGCGGACGCCCTCACGGTGACGTACGGGCTGGGCTCGCTGGCCTTCAGCTACTCGCTGCTCTTCATGAGCCACCAGACGACGGCGGTGCTCCTCTTCGCCGGCTTCTATGCGCTGTGGCGCTGCGCGCGCGGCGACTGGCGCGAGCGGGGCTACGTGGTGGCGGGCGCCTGCGCCGGAGCCACCGTGGCCGCCGAGTACACCGGCGCGCTCGGCGTGCTGGGCCTCGTCCTGTACGCGGCGCTCACCGTCCTCTTCCAGCCGGCCCCCCTGCGCGAGCGCCTCGTGCGCCTGGGCCGCGCCGCGGGGCTCGCCATGCTGGGCGCGCTGCCCTTCGTGGTGGCCCTGGCGCTCTACCACCAGGCCGCCTTCGGCCACCCGCTGACGACGGGCTACAAGTACCTCAACGACGCGGCCTACCAGCCGTGGCACCTGGGCGGATTCCTCGGGATCCGCACCCCGGACCCGCGCGCCTTCGCCCTGTCCTTCTTCTCGCCGCTGCGCGGCCTGTTCACCCTGTCCCCCTTCCTCCTGCTGGCGCTGCCGGGCCTGGCGCGGATGCAGCGGCGCCCCCCGGCCGCGCCCGAGCCGCGCGCGGTGGCGTGGATGGGCGTGGCGCTGCTGGCGGGCTACACCTACTTCACCTCGTCCTTCTCGTATGACTCGTGGGGTTGGACGACGGGGCCGCGACACCTCACCGGACTGGTCCCCTTCCTCCTGCTGCCCGCCGGCCTCTGGCTGGAGCGGCTGCGCTCCTCCGGACGAACGTGGGTGCTCGGCGCCGCCGCCATGCTGTGCGCGGCGTCCGTCCTCACCACCGGCGTGGCCACCTTCGTCAACTACATCCCCGACGACGTCTCCAACGCCGTGGGCGGGCTGGCGCTGCCGCTCCTGGACGCGGGCTACTTCCCCGCGGGCGGGCTGTCCTTCCTCGGGCTGCCCCAGCCCGCCGCGGGACTGGTGCTGCTCGCCGCGCTCGTGGCCGTGGCCGCGTGGGTGTACCGCGAGCTGGCGCGCGGCCCCTCCCGGCGGTGGCCCTCTCCCGCGGCCCTCGGCGCGGGCCTCGCCACGCTGGCGCTCGTGGCCACCCTCCACGCCCTCACCACCGAGCACGACGACGCGGACCGCAACGCCGTGCGCTTCCTCCAGTCCGTGTGGCTCTCCCCGCCCGGGCGCCACGTCCCCTTCTGGCCCCGCTCCGGCACCTGAAGTGGCACCGGGATTCCACCGCTTACGGCGATTCCGGTATCTCACATTTCAAGAGAAACCCAGTTGCAAGGGCTGAGCTCCGTCCATCCTGCCTCGCAACTTTTGCGGACCATGCAAAAGGTTGTCAGCTCAACACGTGTCACCTTTCACCCAGGTCCGTGCCAAAGGGCTGAAAAAATTGAAGTCCGCACGCCCTTTCCGTGGGCCCGGGGATTGCTGAGCGTGTGACACCGCTCTTCCCCGTTGCCTGTCCGGCAAGGAGCCTCAGGTGAACCGTCCCCCGTCCCCTTCGTGCGTGCCCACGCGCCAGCGCTTCCGGCGCGGCTTCACGCTGTTGATGGCCATGGGGCTCATCGCCATGACCACCGTCGCGGTGATGGTGGCGCTGCGCGCGGTGACCATGGAGAGCAACCTGCAGGCCCACGAGCGCCGCGCCCGCGAGGCCTTCTTCGCCGCCGAGGCGGGCATGGCCGAGGCCCGGGTCATCGTCCAGGCCATCGTGGGAGACAACCAGCAGTACAACGGGGTCTTCACGGAGCTGGGCAACCAGTTCAACGGCACGGGCCTCGCCGGGTACATCAACGAGGCGGGCCTGCCTTCGGGTCCCTCCCCGGCCGCGCAGTGGTTCCAGGTCATCCCCTGGACCGAATACAAGATGACCCGGGGCACCGTGGGCGCCGGAATCGACCCGGGCATCACGGCCGCGAACCAGGAGCTCTACGGCCCGGACGGCCTCATCACCAACTACCCTGAGCCCAACAACGTCCGCTACCGCGTCTTCGTCGTGGATGACGCGGACGGAGACCCCAGCCGCACGACCGACACCAACAATCAGGTCTGGATTGTCTCCGTCGGCGAGGTGAGCTCGAACGGCGGCCAGCCCTACCGCACCATCGTCCGCTCGCTCGTCACCAACGAGAACGGCGTCGGCGGTGGCGGCGGGTACGGGACCAAGCTTGGCGGCGGCAGCAACGGGGGCGTCTACGCGGGCACGATGCCCACCTGGACCCCCTGAACTGAACTCTCTTCAATATCTCCTTGCCCCGAAAGGGGAGACACCATGCGCTTGAAGCGGATCATGATGGTCGCGGTGGCCCTGGCTTCGGCCGGCGGAGTAATCGCCCAGGCACAGACCGATGCGGGAACGCCTCCCGCCACGGCCGACGGAGGCACCCTCCAGAGCCTCTGTATCGACACCACGGGTGATGACAAGCAGCCCGACTTCCGCGCGGATGCCGGCATCCCCTCCGCCATCCTCGTCATCGAGAACGAGCCACCCGGGAGCAAGCCCAAGCTGCGGTTGAACACCAACCTCAACAAGCTGGACCCCGAGCGCATCATCCTGCCGTTCGACCAGAACCTGGACGCCCTCATCGTGGACGACCAGGCCGGCAACGGCGCGTCCCACACGCTGGGCTGGTTCTATTACGACGAGCTCGTCGCCGCCGGGTATGTCGACATCCGCGACGCGGGTGACCCGAACGACGACGTCCTCCGGGATACGAACAACAACCGCGTCCCCGACTTCCACGAGGACCTGTACAACGTCTCCGCGGGCGCCAATGCGCGCCCGTACGTGGGCATCTCGCCCCGCTGCACCGGCCGCACGTTCACCCATAACCTAGCGGACGGCGGCGGTACCGTCACCCTTCGGGACCCGGACCTGCTCACCGGCCCCTGCACCGCCACCAGCAGCTACATCGCCAACTACGGCCCCAAGCGCTGGGACGATGGCCCGGGTTATCCGGCCCAGCCCACCGGCAAGGGTGGCGTGGTGGGCCAGCGCGTCCGCGACTTCACCGCCGCGCTCCTCGACGGCAGCGGCAACCTGAAGGCGGGCGCCATCCCCACCCTCGTCGACACGTACTTCAGCGACCAGGGCCTGTTCCCCCACATCCCCAACCTGCTGGAGCCCCGGCACGAGCTCAACGGCAACCGCGGCATCGGACACTTCGTCTTCATGAGCACGGACGACGACGACAACAAATGCAACGCGTCCAACACCTCCGAGTGCTTCGCGCCGCGCATGGCCTGGAAGCGGCTGGAGGACGGCGGCACGACCTTCGTGGGCCCCATCTGGGACACCGTGACCAATGCCAACGGCGTGCCCGACTACAGGGCGAGCGCCATCGACCCGTCCGGTCAGGTCATCGGCGACGAGAGCGTGACGGTGCCCGCCACCAAGGCCGAGGACCAGCGCGTGCAGTTGGGGAGGATCGATGGCAACCGCGAGATCGTCTTCTTCCTCAACACCTACGTGGAGCAGATCTACGGCGGCACCGACTCGTGCCTCATCACCCGGCCCTCCGGTGATGCGCGCCAGCTCCAGTGCGACCTGTGGCTGCACGGCGACATCAACACCTTCTTCTCGAAGTCGCTGCTCAACATGGACCTCCACCAGAGCACCGACCCGCTGGTGGTGGACGACATGAACCTGAGGGACAGCTGGCTCGGCGACCTGGGTTACGACCGGCTCCGGACCGACCCGGCCTACGGCGGTCTCACGTTCCCCGCGGGCCAGACGCAGGACGTGAAGTCGTACAACCGCCGCGCGGCGCACACGCTGGTGGGCGCGCCCAGCAACAACCCGCTGGTGTGGCTGCTCGGCTGGGAGGACCAGGTCGGCGGCGGTAACCGCACGTACAACGACATCGTCGTCCTCATCAACAAGCAGAACAACGGCTCGTTCCGCTCGGACGTCGTCTCCGACATCCCCATCGACGTGGCCGACGACTTCACCATCACCGAGGTGGCGTTCGACGTGGTGGACCAGCCCTTCTTCGTGCCGGACGGAGGCAGCCTCAGCAACTGCACGAAGACGGTGCCCCTGGCGGACGGCGGCACCGGCCCGCTCAGGCCGGACATCCGCTACGAGGTGGCGCTCGACTGCCAGGTTCGCGGCGCCGACGGCGGGCTCATGACCAACCCGGAGCCGAACTGGCTGGAGGTCAACCTGGGCGGCAGCGACGGCGGCATCCGCGACGCGGGCACGGTGATGACGGACCTGATGGAGCGTGGCCGCGTGGGCACGCAGCTGTGCTGGCGCGCCGTCCTGGAGAGCCCGGGCGAGGCCTGCCAGCCCACCATCGTCAACGTCAACGTGTCCTACAAGGCGCAGCGCAGCGGTCAGTACGGCCGGGCCTCCGTCATCCCCATGGCCAACGTCGTCGTCTACGGCGTGCGCGAGACGCCGGGCCGCACCTGGTTCGACGGCGGCGTGGACGAGGTGTCCACGCGCGTCTTCGACGGCTACGCGGACACCGTGGACCGCGGCCACCTCCACCTGAAGAAGCTCTACAACCCGGACACCACCAACCTGCAGCCGTATGACCCGGCCGACCCGGTGTGGGACTCCGGCAAGTGGCTGCGGGACCTGATGGACACCCTGGAGGGACCGAGCACGGTGACCGACCCGGCCACCCGGCGCCACCTGCTCACCCGGGACCCGGGCGGACAGACTCGCGAAGTGGCGACCTACCTCGAGGCTGCCAACACCACGAGCCCCGCCTTCCCCAACACGCTCTGCAACGCGCCCTACCGGAGCGGAACCACGTACCTGTACGACCTGGACCAGAACGGCACGTGCAACGCGGCCGACCGCACCTTCCTGCGCGACTGGCTCTATGGCTGGGAGAACCGGGCCGCGGCGAACGTCAACGACCGGCTCCGCACCTGGCCCATGGGCGGCATCATGCTCTCCACGCCGGCGGTCATCGGCCCCGCGGGCGTCCCGGCCTGGGTGCTGCGGACCTCGAACCGGACCGAGCAGGACCAGTACCTCAACCGCTTCATGCGCCTGAGCACCGTGGCCAACCGGC contains these protein-coding regions:
- a CDS encoding pilus assembly protein PilY is translated as MRLKRIMMVAVALASAGGVIAQAQTDAGTPPATADGGTLQSLCIDTTGDDKQPDFRADAGIPSAILVIENEPPGSKPKLRLNTNLNKLDPERIILPFDQNLDALIVDDQAGNGASHTLGWFYYDELVAAGYVDIRDAGDPNDDVLRDTNNNRVPDFHEDLYNVSAGANARPYVGISPRCTGRTFTHNLADGGGTVTLRDPDLLTGPCTATSSYIANYGPKRWDDGPGYPAQPTGKGGVVGQRVRDFTAALLDGSGNLKAGAIPTLVDTYFSDQGLFPHIPNLLEPRHELNGNRGIGHFVFMSTDDDDNKCNASNTSECFAPRMAWKRLEDGGTTFVGPIWDTVTNANGVPDYRASAIDPSGQVIGDESVTVPATKAEDQRVQLGRIDGNREIVFFLNTYVEQIYGGTDSCLITRPSGDARQLQCDLWLHGDINTFFSKSLLNMDLHQSTDPLVVDDMNLRDSWLGDLGYDRLRTDPAYGGLTFPAGQTQDVKSYNRRAAHTLVGAPSNNPLVWLLGWEDQVGGGNRTYNDIVVLINKQNNGSFRSDVVSDIPIDVADDFTITEVAFDVVDQPFFVPDGGSLSNCTKTVPLADGGTGPLRPDIRYEVALDCQVRGADGGLMTNPEPNWLEVNLGGSDGGIRDAGTVMTDLMERGRVGTQLCWRAVLESPGEACQPTIVNVNVSYKAQRSGQYGRASVIPMANVVVYGVRETPGRTWFDGGVDEVSTRVFDGYADTVDRGHLHLKKLYNPDTTNLQPYDPADPVWDSGKWLRDLMDTLEGPSTVTDPATRRHLLTRDPGGQTREVATYLEAANTTSPAFPNTLCNAPYRSGTTYLYDLDQNGTCNAADRTFLRDWLYGWENRAAANVNDRLRTWPMGGIMLSTPAVIGPAGVPAWVLRTSNRTEQDQYLNRFMRLSTVANRPTVTYVGTTQGYLHAVKTGSYKPADDACTPRPDGQGYFGRAGACGTARDYGDGTELFAYLPYKMLPYYVENYRRTSSVTGNTTVDTRAKLRANMDATPNVADVDLGQGTEYDVATGYTPTDAHAWVLNNTDVNQGAKTVLASATGPSQSVFFAMDVTDPTSTTNYPKALWEFDMQNDAFGATGTPCSPVSATCQTLPTRFTNAGALVKPDTVGSRHAPAITRMDFGPGGKKWVSIFATDYVPASGTVGTVYIMDVKTGLPVQVPGANLQSRLAGVVTLGKNAAEDLNQGIGGEPVAVDINQDGIDDVIYVASTSGKVYRINPTIVVNNNANKLGKVLSSCVVADAKTAPGVKPTSKTFQRIFSSISAQVVTSAGGNSVRLYFGTGNNPDLANEAADTAVPRPNYYVMAYDDRDPTPSGSPADGNCFATHAWSNELDAGQVVWGGVAATDSGVFTTTAVGKSANVCGLSSSESGKAYAFTSAGTASAGNGTDLGGHGTHAPVVHDRHLVFLTADGKVVSKGSENYGSNGNGGAGRKSNILIWDVRSGTRIQEAVP